The following are encoded in a window of Streptomyces sp. Go-475 genomic DNA:
- a CDS encoding DMT family transporter, protein MTATAARAGRLIDLPVLLVAVVWGSSYLAAKGVTTAQTVLAVLVLRFAVVLPVLVVAGWRRLRALSAAQVRGAGLLGLILAGIFLLETYGVVHTSATNAGLIISLTMVFTPLAESRVRGTRLPGSFMAAAGLSVLGVALLTQGAGFSAPSGGDLLMLGAAVVRTVHVLAMARMESVRGADALSLTTVQLGGAVVVFAVLSAVPGTGASPWAAAADFGAGDWAGLLYLSVFCTLFAFFVQMWAVRRTSPSRVSLLLGTEPVWAAAVGIAVTGDRPGWLGLVGAVLVLVGTAWGRTAADRGRAAADRGRGERGPVTAPGALSPRGKAAEQPPAHDRAAEPA, encoded by the coding sequence ATGACCGCGACCGCGGCCCGCGCCGGCCGGCTGATCGATCTTCCCGTGCTGCTGGTCGCGGTGGTCTGGGGCTCCAGCTACCTCGCCGCCAAGGGCGTCACCACGGCGCAGACCGTGCTGGCGGTGCTGGTGCTGCGGTTCGCCGTGGTGCTGCCGGTGCTGGTGGTCGCGGGGTGGCGGCGGCTGCGGGCGCTGAGTGCCGCCCAGGTGCGGGGCGCGGGCCTGTTGGGGCTGATCCTCGCCGGGATCTTCCTGCTGGAGACGTACGGCGTGGTGCACACCTCCGCGACGAACGCGGGGCTGATCATCAGCCTCACCATGGTGTTCACGCCGCTCGCGGAGAGCCGGGTGCGCGGGACGCGGCTGCCGGGCTCCTTCATGGCGGCGGCCGGGCTGTCGGTGCTGGGGGTGGCGTTGCTGACGCAGGGCGCCGGGTTCAGTGCCCCGTCCGGGGGCGACCTGCTGATGCTGGGGGCCGCCGTCGTCCGTACCGTGCACGTGCTCGCCATGGCGCGCATGGAGTCGGTGCGCGGCGCGGACGCGCTGTCGCTGACGACCGTGCAGCTGGGCGGTGCGGTGGTGGTGTTCGCCGTGCTGTCGGCGGTGCCGGGGACCGGGGCGTCGCCGTGGGCGGCCGCGGCGGACTTCGGGGCCGGGGACTGGGCGGGGCTGCTGTACCTGTCGGTGTTCTGCACACTTTTCGCGTTCTTCGTGCAGATGTGGGCGGTTCGCCGTACCTCTCCGTCGCGGGTGAGCCTGCTGCTCGGTACGGAGCCGGTGTGGGCCGCGGCCGTCGGCATCGCCGTGACCGGGGACCGGCCGGGCTGGCTGGGCCTGGTCGGCGCGGTGCTGGTCCTCGTGGGCACGGCTTGGGGGCGTACGGCGGCGGACCGGGGGCGTGCGGCGGCGGACCGGGGGCGCGGGGAGCGGGGTCCGGTGACCGCTCCGGGCGCGCTGTCCCCGCGCGGCAAGGCGGCCGAGCAGCCGCCGGCACACGACAGGGCGGCCGAGCCCGCCTGA
- a CDS encoding MarR family transcriptional regulator: MTTHAEDLKEYPHEELAAQPIGAWTGQAYLRVVGALRAQLAVEGLTQPHWWTLNHAAGAPGRWTRATLTERLTPYDDLDTDFEAVYDDLVARGWLIEDETGGMTLTEEGEAGRIRARDRNLPVHRQTHEGIDTADFVTTINVLRRIVANLGGNGNLPD; encoded by the coding sequence ATGACCACACACGCCGAGGACCTGAAGGAATACCCCCACGAGGAACTCGCAGCCCAGCCCATCGGCGCATGGACCGGGCAGGCCTACCTCAGGGTGGTCGGAGCCCTCCGCGCCCAGCTGGCAGTGGAGGGCCTGACCCAGCCCCACTGGTGGACCCTCAACCACGCGGCGGGCGCCCCCGGACGGTGGACCCGCGCGACCCTGACCGAACGCCTGACCCCGTACGACGACCTCGACACCGACTTCGAGGCCGTCTACGACGACCTGGTGGCCCGCGGCTGGCTGATCGAGGACGAGACCGGCGGCATGACCCTGACCGAGGAGGGCGAGGCCGGCCGCATCCGGGCCAGGGACCGCAACCTGCCTGTCCACCGGCAGACGCACGAGGGCATCGACACGGCCGACTTCGTCACCACGATCAACGTCCTGCGCCGGATCGTGGCCAACCTCGGGGGCAACGGGAACCTGCCCGACTAG
- a CDS encoding alpha/beta hydrolase, with amino-acid sequence MTTVRGTRSTSSGALTTPDGTHIAHRDHRPATEPPELSECVATFLLLHGLAGHQGEWDGVAARLAADGHRVVTYDARGHGASTRVPRTTTRAAHVQDAVTLIEELALAPVTLVGQSLGGHTAMLLAASHPHLVESLVLVEAGPGGPAPDLPAQIATWLDSWPTPFTSLEEAKAFLGHEAWTKTLEKREDGWRPAFDRTTIVATVAELATTAYWPEWTRITCPTLLVQGEHGTMRPDEPATMLTRRPTTSHTRIPDAGHDVHLDQPHRLHEAIRTFLA; translated from the coding sequence ATGACCACCGTCCGCGGCACCCGCAGCACGTCATCCGGAGCCCTCACCACCCCGGACGGCACGCACATCGCCCACCGAGACCACCGCCCCGCCACGGAGCCCCCGGAACTCTCGGAATGTGTTGCCACGTTCCTCCTCCTGCACGGCCTGGCAGGCCACCAGGGCGAGTGGGACGGGGTCGCCGCCCGCCTGGCCGCCGACGGCCACCGCGTGGTGACGTACGACGCCCGTGGCCACGGCGCCAGCACCCGCGTCCCGCGCACCACGACCCGAGCGGCCCACGTCCAGGACGCCGTCACCCTGATCGAGGAACTGGCCCTGGCCCCCGTCACCCTGGTGGGCCAGTCCCTGGGCGGTCACACGGCGATGCTGCTGGCCGCGTCCCACCCCCACCTCGTCGAGTCCCTGGTCCTGGTCGAAGCGGGCCCCGGCGGCCCGGCCCCGGACCTCCCCGCACAGATCGCGACCTGGCTGGACAGCTGGCCCACCCCCTTCACGTCCCTCGAAGAGGCGAAGGCATTCCTGGGTCACGAGGCATGGACGAAGACCCTCGAAAAACGAGAGGACGGCTGGCGTCCGGCCTTCGACCGCACCACGATCGTCGCCACCGTCGCCGAACTGGCCACCACCGCCTACTGGCCCGAGTGGACCCGCATCACCTGCCCGACCCTCCTCGTCCAGGGCGAACACGGCACGATGCGCCCCGACGAACCGGCCACGATGCTCACCCGGCGCCCGACCACCAGCCACACCCGCATCCCGGACGCCGGCCACGACGTCCACCTGGATCAGCCGCACCGCCTCCACGAGGCGATCAGAACCTTCCTGGCGTGA
- a CDS encoding SMI1/KNR4 family protein, translating into MPLDALLVRPDIVRLREQPGGQVEGRTDVEALRGILSSEWGTDEQVDWAAVEARLGTSLPCDYRDFMAVYGGGCIDDLIVLPPLPTGNGWQASIAGHMAGFRELCTAEGGVPGVELGADRVLPWGSGCNANELGWLMAGPNPDLWPVIVWRRHDDPQWALFDCGMAEFLRRLMTAEFDECPLSDLSLWGRVGTFVHHAEQERRFHAGLDPMTGEPNPFAGMFD; encoded by the coding sequence ATGCCGCTGGACGCTCTTCTGGTGCGCCCGGATATCGTGCGCCTGCGCGAGCAACCAGGAGGGCAAGTGGAGGGTCGAACCGACGTAGAGGCGCTGCGCGGGATCTTGTCCAGCGAATGGGGTACAGACGAGCAAGTGGACTGGGCGGCGGTCGAAGCCCGCCTGGGCACTTCACTCCCCTGCGACTATCGCGACTTCATGGCCGTTTACGGCGGTGGTTGCATCGATGACTTGATCGTCCTGCCACCCCTCCCGACCGGGAACGGCTGGCAGGCATCGATCGCCGGTCACATGGCGGGGTTCCGCGAGCTGTGCACCGCGGAGGGCGGAGTGCCCGGGGTTGAACTGGGTGCTGACCGAGTCCTGCCCTGGGGCAGCGGATGCAACGCAAACGAACTGGGCTGGCTGATGGCCGGTCCGAACCCGGACCTATGGCCGGTGATCGTGTGGAGGAGACACGACGATCCCCAATGGGCGCTTTTCGACTGCGGTATGGCCGAGTTTCTCCGGCGCCTCATGACCGCTGAATTCGACGAGTGCCCCCTGAGCGACCTCTCGTTGTGGGGACGAGTGGGCACCTTCGTCCATCACGCAGAGCAGGAACGCCGGTTCCACGCGGGCTTGGACCCGATGACCGGCGAACCGAACCCCTTCGCGGGCATGTTCGACTGA
- a CDS encoding DUF2267 domain-containing protein, protein MSATTVPSVTTVSPATRALTPPSPTTLIPAPPHHPRPHGDDDAWTELVEAVRESGQYTTRSEAERVTRIVLSALGGHVIGDERVDLARALPEEAARVVAGQIPVTRRLTAAEFVESVAARIEGATPATARWDVSSVLSVLPRLIGDDLVTRILTQLPAGYALLFGRADLSPAS, encoded by the coding sequence ATGAGCGCGACGACGGTGCCCAGTGTGACGACCGTGTCCCCTGCGACGAGGGCCCTCACGCCCCCGTCCCCGACGACCCTGATCCCCGCCCCGCCGCACCACCCCCGCCCCCACGGCGACGACGACGCCTGGACCGAACTGGTCGAGGCGGTACGGGAGTCGGGCCAGTACACGACCAGGTCGGAGGCGGAGCGGGTCACCCGTATCGTCCTGTCAGCCCTCGGCGGCCATGTGATCGGCGACGAACGGGTCGACCTCGCCCGCGCCCTGCCCGAGGAGGCCGCCAGAGTGGTCGCCGGCCAGATCCCGGTGACGCGCCGGCTCACCGCCGCGGAGTTCGTCGAATCGGTCGCGGCCCGCATCGAGGGAGCCACCCCCGCCACGGCCCGCTGGGACGTCAGCTCGGTCCTGAGCGTCCTGCCGCGCCTGATCGGCGACGACCTGGTGACCCGCATCCTCACCCAACTCCCGGCGGGGTACGCCCTGCTGTTCGGCCGCGCGGACTTGAGCCCGGCATCGTAG
- a CDS encoding Hsp20/alpha crystallin family protein, whose amino-acid sequence MLMRTDPFRELDRLTQQVFGPATRPSAMAMDAYRSGDDFLVHFDLPGIDPESIELDVERNVLNVRAERKSPAPGDAEMLVAERPTGTFTRQLFLGDTLDTERIDASYEAGVLTLRIPVAEQAKPRRIQITGGDSRKQISG is encoded by the coding sequence ATGCTCATGCGCACGGACCCCTTCCGTGAACTCGACCGACTCACCCAGCAGGTCTTCGGCCCCGCCACCCGCCCGTCGGCGATGGCGATGGACGCCTACCGTTCCGGGGACGACTTCCTCGTCCACTTCGACCTCCCCGGCATCGACCCCGAGTCGATCGAGCTGGATGTCGAGCGCAACGTCCTGAACGTGCGAGCGGAGCGCAAGTCCCCCGCCCCGGGGGACGCGGAGATGCTGGTCGCCGAGCGCCCCACCGGCACGTTCACGCGCCAGCTCTTCCTCGGCGACACGCTGGACACGGAACGCATCGACGCCTCGTACGAGGCGGGCGTCCTGACCCTGCGCATCCCGGTGGCCGAGCAGGCCAAGCCGCGCCGCATCCAGATCACGGGCGGCGACAGCCGCAAGCAGATCAGCGGCTGA
- a CDS encoding alginate lyase family protein, producing the protein MLKAAGAAAGAVGTGAVGTGAGVATAVPAAAAGGPFAHPGLLHTRTDLDRMAAKVKAGARPYTAGFAKLTANRHAQSGWRANPQATVYRGSGTPENYRLLYNDIHAAYQNALRYHVSGEEAHADTAVAILNAWSGKLTALKGSADRFLAAGLYGYQFANAAELVRDHGDFELGRARKLLLDVFHPLSDDFLTRHNNAVVTNYWPNWDLTAMACVLATGIFCDERAIVDRAVEYFKHGDGMGSVRHAIPVVHEDGLAEWVEAGRDQGHALLGVGLMGTVCEMAWNQGIDLYGYDDSRFLKGAQYVAKWSLGGDVPYTANTRKKGAIGGWSGTETASDVAVADPAMTRPIWAMIANHYTKRRGLSASYLTRAAAKAAPEGGGGDYGPNSGGYDQLGFGTLAYTRDRAADPAAPAPSPAVGAPTPSPTGAASAPSPSGGAGGVRPQGTVSASASPGAGRDLASTGSEEVVGWAAAAGVTAVAGGLLLLRRRGDGAQ; encoded by the coding sequence ATGCTGAAGGCCGCGGGTGCGGCAGCCGGAGCCGTCGGGACGGGAGCCGTCGGGACCGGGGCCGGTGTGGCTACGGCCGTGCCCGCCGCCGCGGCCGGCGGCCCCTTCGCCCACCCCGGCCTGCTGCACACCCGTACCGATCTGGACCGTATGGCGGCCAAGGTGAAGGCGGGCGCGAGACCGTACACGGCCGGGTTCGCCAAGCTCACCGCCAACCGGCATGCGCAGAGCGGGTGGCGGGCGAATCCGCAGGCCACCGTGTACCGGGGGTCGGGTACGCCGGAGAATTACCGGCTCCTCTACAACGACATCCACGCCGCCTACCAGAACGCCCTGCGGTACCACGTCAGCGGTGAGGAGGCCCATGCCGACACCGCCGTGGCGATCCTCAACGCCTGGTCGGGGAAGCTGACCGCGCTGAAGGGCAGCGCGGACCGGTTCCTGGCGGCGGGGTTGTACGGCTACCAGTTCGCCAACGCCGCCGAACTCGTACGGGACCACGGGGACTTCGAGCTCGGGCGGGCGCGGAAGCTGCTGCTGGACGTCTTCCACCCGCTCAGCGACGACTTCCTGACCCGACACAACAACGCCGTCGTGACGAACTACTGGCCCAACTGGGACCTGACGGCGATGGCCTGCGTGCTCGCCACCGGGATCTTCTGCGACGAACGGGCCATCGTGGACCGGGCGGTGGAGTACTTCAAGCACGGGGACGGCATGGGGTCGGTCAGGCACGCGATCCCGGTCGTGCACGAGGACGGGCTCGCCGAGTGGGTCGAGGCCGGGCGGGACCAGGGGCACGCGCTGCTCGGGGTCGGGCTGATGGGCACGGTGTGCGAGATGGCGTGGAACCAGGGCATCGACCTGTACGGCTACGACGACAGCCGGTTCCTCAAGGGCGCGCAGTACGTGGCCAAGTGGAGCCTGGGCGGGGATGTGCCGTACACGGCGAACACGCGGAAGAAGGGCGCGATCGGGGGGTGGTCCGGGACTGAGACGGCCTCTGACGTGGCGGTGGCGGATCCGGCGATGACCCGGCCGATCTGGGCGATGATCGCCAATCACTACACCAAGCGGCGGGGGCTGTCGGCCTCGTACCTCACGCGTGCCGCCGCCAAGGCCGCGCCGGAGGGCGGGGGCGGCGACTACGGGCCCAACAGCGGGGGTTACGACCAGCTGGGCTTCGGCACGCTGGCGTACACGCGGGACAGGGCGGCGGATCCGGCGGCGCCGGCGCCGAGCCCTGCCGTTGGGGCGCCGACCCCGAGCCCGACCGGTGCTGCGTCGGCGCCGAGCCCGTCCGGTGGGGCCGGGGGTGTTCGGCCGCAGGGGACGGTGAGTGCGTCGGCGTCCCCCGGCGCGGGTCGTGACCTGGCCTCCACCGGGTCCGAGGAGGTGGTGGGCTGGGCCGCAGCGGCCGGCGTCACCGCTGTCGCCGGTGGGTTGCTGCTGCTGCGGCGGCGGGGCGACGGCGCCCAGTAA